The following coding sequences lie in one Chionomys nivalis chromosome 8, mChiNiv1.1, whole genome shotgun sequence genomic window:
- the Akip1 gene encoding A-kinase-interacting protein 1 isoform X4 has product MRLEKQGDMEYCLAAAALNGVDRRSLQRSARLGREVLERAKRRAVDWHSPERSRDSVGVLYRQGPYQERWSVPGPQRLLGEREERRPTLSASFRTMAEFMDYTSSQCGKYYSSVPEEGGSTHVSRYHRRQTPEVRVHSDLGHGQEQQRNGRVETSIGPGSSYQTSEHSREASWPAQDISKDLYIEVYPGTYSVTVGSSPLTKKTHVVAVDSGQSVDLVFPV; this is encoded by the exons ATGCGCCTGGAGAAGCAG gGAGACATGGAGTACTGTCTGGCGGCCGCGGCGCTGAACGGGGTGGACCGGCGCTCGCTGCAGCGCTCGGCTCGGCTGGGGAGGGAAGTGCTGGAGCGCGCCAAGAGAAGGGCAGTGGACTGGCATTCTCCAGAGCGATCCAGAGACAGCGTGGGGGTCCTTTACCGCCAGGGCCCCTACCAGGAACGATGGTCGGTCCCCGGTCCCCAGCGCCTCCTAGGAGAG AGAGAAGAGAGGCGCCCAACCCTCAGTGCTTCCTTCAGAACAATGGCTGAGTTCATGGACTATACTTCCAGTCAGTGTGGG AAATACTACTCATCTGTGCCAGAGGAAGGAGGGTCCACCCACGTCTCCCGTTACCACAGAAGGCAGACTCCAGAAGTGCGCGTGCATTCAGACCTAGGGCACGGTCAGGAGCAG CAGAGAAACGGCAGAGTAGAGACATCTATTGGTCCAGGAAGCAGCTACCAAACATCAGAGCACTCTCGAGAGGCATCCTGGCCT GCCCAGGACATCTCTAAAGACCTCTACATAGAAGTGTATCCAGGGACCTATTCTGTCACTGTGGGCTCAAGCCCCTTAACCAAGAAGACTCATGTGGTCGCGGTTGACTCGGGGCAGAGTGTGGACTTGGTCTTCCCCGTATGA
- the Akip1 gene encoding A-kinase-interacting protein 1 isoform X7 — protein MEYCLAAAALNGVDRRSLQRSARLGREVLERAKRRAVDWHSPERSRDSVGVLYRQGPYQERWSVPGPQRLLGEREERRPTLSASFRTMAEFMDYTSSQCGKYYSSVPEEGGSTHVSRYHRRQTPEVRVHSDLGHGQEQQRNGRVETSIGPGSSYQTSEHSREASWPAQDISKDLYIEVYPGTYSVTVGSSPLTKKTHVVAVDSGQSVDLVFPV, from the exons ATGGAGTACTGTCTGGCGGCCGCGGCGCTGAACGGGGTGGACCGGCGCTCGCTGCAGCGCTCGGCTCGGCTGGGGAGGGAAGTGCTGGAGCGCGCCAAGAGAAGGGCAGTGGACTGGCATTCTCCAGAGCGATCCAGAGACAGCGTGGGGGTCCTTTACCGCCAGGGCCCCTACCAGGAACGATGGTCGGTCCCCGGTCCCCAGCGCCTCCTAGGAGAG AGAGAAGAGAGGCGCCCAACCCTCAGTGCTTCCTTCAGAACAATGGCTGAGTTCATGGACTATACTTCCAGTCAGTGTGGG AAATACTACTCATCTGTGCCAGAGGAAGGAGGGTCCACCCACGTCTCCCGTTACCACAGAAGGCAGACTCCAGAAGTGCGCGTGCATTCAGACCTAGGGCACGGTCAGGAGCAG CAGAGAAACGGCAGAGTAGAGACATCTATTGGTCCAGGAAGCAGCTACCAAACATCAGAGCACTCTCGAGAGGCATCCTGGCCT GCCCAGGACATCTCTAAAGACCTCTACATAGAAGTGTATCCAGGGACCTATTCTGTCACTGTGGGCTCAAGCCCCTTAACCAAGAAGACTCATGTGGTCGCGGTTGACTCGGGGCAGAGTGTGGACTTGGTCTTCCCCGTATGA
- the Akip1 gene encoding A-kinase-interacting protein 1 isoform X5, whose amino-acid sequence MRLEKQVWRGAASRAREAEVYGAGVLPSSPQLGGDMEYCLAAAALNGVDRRSLQRSARLGREVLERAKRRAVDWHSPERSRDSVGVLYRQGPYQERWSVPGPQRLLGEKYYSSVPEEGGSTHVSRYHRRQTPEVRVHSDLGHGQEQRNGRVETSIGPGSSYQTSEHSREASWPAQDISKDLYIEVYPGTYSVTVGSSPLTKKTHVVAVDSGQSVDLVFPV is encoded by the exons ATGCGCCTGGAGAAGCAGGTCTGGCGAGGGGCCGCATCCAGGGCCCGGGAGGCGGAAGTATACGGGGCTGGGGTCCTCCCTTCCAGTCCCCAGCTTGGA gGAGACATGGAGTACTGTCTGGCGGCCGCGGCGCTGAACGGGGTGGACCGGCGCTCGCTGCAGCGCTCGGCTCGGCTGGGGAGGGAAGTGCTGGAGCGCGCCAAGAGAAGGGCAGTGGACTGGCATTCTCCAGAGCGATCCAGAGACAGCGTGGGGGTCCTTTACCGCCAGGGCCCCTACCAGGAACGATGGTCGGTCCCCGGTCCCCAGCGCCTCCTAGGAGAG AAATACTACTCATCTGTGCCAGAGGAAGGAGGGTCCACCCACGTCTCCCGTTACCACAGAAGGCAGACTCCAGAAGTGCGCGTGCATTCAGACCTAGGGCACGGTCAGGAGCAG AGAAACGGCAGAGTAGAGACATCTATTGGTCCAGGAAGCAGCTACCAAACATCAGAGCACTCTCGAGAGGCATCCTGGCCT GCCCAGGACATCTCTAAAGACCTCTACATAGAAGTGTATCCAGGGACCTATTCTGTCACTGTGGGCTCAAGCCCCTTAACCAAGAAGACTCATGTGGTCGCGGTTGACTCGGGGCAGAGTGTGGACTTGGTCTTCCCCGTATGA
- the Akip1 gene encoding A-kinase-interacting protein 1 isoform X8, whose amino-acid sequence MRLEKQVWRGAASRAREAEVYGAGVLPSSPQLGGDMEYCLAAAALNGVDRRSLQRSARLGREVLERAKRRAVDWHSPERSRDSVGVLYRQGPYQERWSVPGPQRLLGEKYYSSVPEEGGSTHVSRYHRRQTPEVRVHSDLGHGQEQAQDISKDLYIEVYPGTYSVTVGSSPLTKKTHVVAVDSGQSVDLVFPV is encoded by the exons ATGCGCCTGGAGAAGCAGGTCTGGCGAGGGGCCGCATCCAGGGCCCGGGAGGCGGAAGTATACGGGGCTGGGGTCCTCCCTTCCAGTCCCCAGCTTGGA gGAGACATGGAGTACTGTCTGGCGGCCGCGGCGCTGAACGGGGTGGACCGGCGCTCGCTGCAGCGCTCGGCTCGGCTGGGGAGGGAAGTGCTGGAGCGCGCCAAGAGAAGGGCAGTGGACTGGCATTCTCCAGAGCGATCCAGAGACAGCGTGGGGGTCCTTTACCGCCAGGGCCCCTACCAGGAACGATGGTCGGTCCCCGGTCCCCAGCGCCTCCTAGGAGAG AAATACTACTCATCTGTGCCAGAGGAAGGAGGGTCCACCCACGTCTCCCGTTACCACAGAAGGCAGACTCCAGAAGTGCGCGTGCATTCAGACCTAGGGCACGGTCAGGAGCAG GCCCAGGACATCTCTAAAGACCTCTACATAGAAGTGTATCCAGGGACCTATTCTGTCACTGTGGGCTCAAGCCCCTTAACCAAGAAGACTCATGTGGTCGCGGTTGACTCGGGGCAGAGTGTGGACTTGGTCTTCCCCGTATGA
- the C8H11orf16 gene encoding uncharacterized protein C11orf16 homolog isoform X1 has protein sequence MQPSTRPGLPLPKYCSVATAWKAPDPDGAVPPWGLSFTCPFATQASWLPTSCTLTRCGSCHPCSHAADTSWQGLSWLGRVGDAAGPWVLARREPEGFYYLAQIKAAPELERRGALVVEFEAPLVTGLKLPVQQRRVVFPEDVIQFSPSVPHPLQPGDKVLAPWEAEQQPYGPGTVLLGLKKQKGQKASKEEITVHFWNGKTTKVPLDRVRWVPPTVWKKAVERLQTPHTRGCRGPFLWAPHCSQLGPNTRCTTHRSPLDSSCPPCLSRACCQPLYQSCFCGCPLVGPSWWPLTRTSEATARKLPDSELKPTAQLLPLQGPKEEAIAAFSYNMSSSSEEENSESHLETGLPQRQMVNRGVNTDLIISEKPLQQCGPSQPEWRYWRRNGPEPPPGKPGTRR, from the exons ATGCAGCCCTCTACCAGGCCTGGGCTGCCTCTGCCCAAATACTGCAGTGTGGCCACAGCCTGGAAAGCCCCTGACCCAGATGGTGCGGTGCCACCCTGGGGCCTCTCCTTCACCTGTCCCTTTGCCACGCAAGCATCCTGGCTGCCCACGAGCTGCACACTCACCAG GTGTGGCTCTTGTCACCCATGTTCCCACGCTGCTGATACATCGTGGCAGGGGCTTAGCTGGCTGGGAAGAGTCGGAGATGCTGCTGGCCCCTGGGTCCTGGCCAGGAGGGAACCGGAAGGCTTTTATTATCTGGCTCAGATAAAGGCTGCTCCAGAG CTGGAGAGGAGGGGGGCCCTGGTTGTGGAATTTGAGGCTCCCCTTGTCACAGGCCTAAAGCTGCCAGTTCAGCAACGGAGAGTGGTATTTCCAGAAGATGTCATTCAGTTCTCGCCATCTGTACCACATCCACTGCAGCCTGGTGACAAGGTGCTGGCCCCCTGGGAAGCAGAGCAACAGCCGTACGGCCCGGGCACTGTTCTCTTGGGCTTGAAGAAGCAAAAAGGCCAGAAAG CATCTAAAGAAGAAATCACTGTTCACTTCTGGAATGGCAAGACAACTAAGGTGCCTCTAGACAGGGTCAGGTGGGTGCCCCCCACTGTCTGGAAGAAGGCCGTGGAGAGACTACAAACACCTCACACCCGGGGCTGCCGTGGTCCTTTCCTGTGGGCACCTCACTGTTCTCAGCTAGGACCTAACACTAGATGCACCACACACAGATCTCCTCTGGACTCCTCatgtcctccctgcctctctcgtGCCTGCTGCCAGCCTCTGTATCAGAGCTGTTTCTGTGGCTGTCCTTTGGTGGGGCCTAGCTGGTGGCCACTAACGAGGACCTCAGAGGCCACAGCAAGAAAACTCCCAGACTCCGAGCTGAAGCCCACAGCTCAGCTTCTGCCCCTACAAGGTCCTAAAGAAGAGGCGATAGCAGCGTTCAGCTACAATATGTCCTCCTCCTCCGAGGAAGAGAATTCAGAGAGTCATCTGGAGACGGGACTTCCGCAGAGACAGATGGTAAACAGAGGAGTCAACACTGACCTCATCATTTCTGAGAAGCCTCTGCAGCAGTGTGGCCCCAGCCAGCCTGAGTGGAGGTACTGGAGGAGGAACGGGCCTGAGCCGCCCCCTGGAAAACCGG GAACAAGACGTTGA
- the Ascl3 gene encoding achaete-scute homolog 3 yields the protein MDNRSYSNPPDSLSIFSESAHLPLSRPFYLDPMVTVHLCPEAPVPPPYTNELPLLPFTGDTLIMDNYGDPYPFPFPMPYANYRRCDYAYGPAFIRKRNERERQRVKCVNEGYARLRRHLPEDYLEKRLSKVETLRAAIKYISYLQSLLYPDETEAGRNPQTTSCGPLEPSLRVI from the coding sequence ATGGACAACAGAAGCTACTCCAACCCTCCAGACAGCCTTTCCATCTTCTCCGAGTCTGCCCACTTGCCACTGTCCAGGCCCTTCTACCTGGACCCCATGGTCACTGTCCACCTGTGCCCCGAGGCCCCTGTGCCGCCCCCTTACACGAACGAGCTGCCTCTGCTGCCCTTTACCGGCGATACCCTGATCATGGACAATTATGGGGACCCataccccttccctttccccatgCCTTACGCCAACTACAGGCGCTGTGACTACGCCTACGGGCCCGCCTTCATCCGCAAGAGGAATGAGCGCGAGAGGCAGCGAGTCAAGTGTGTGAACGAAGGCTACGCCCGGCTGCGGCGACACCTGCCCGAGGACTACCTGGAGAAGCGACTCAGCAAAGTGGAGACCCTCCGAGCTGCCATCAAGTACATCAGCTATCTGCAGTCTCTCCTGTACCCGGATGAGACTGAGGCTGGGAGGAACCCTCAGACCACCAGTTGCGGCCCCCTAGAGCCGTCTCTGAGAGTCATTTGA
- the Akip1 gene encoding A-kinase-interacting protein 1 isoform X3 — MRLEKQVWRGAASRAREAEVYGAGVLPSSPQLGGDMEYCLAAAALNGVDRRSLQRSARLGREVLERAKRRAVDWHSPERSRDSVGVLYRQGPYQERWSVPGPQRLLGEKYYSSVPEEGGSTHVSRYHRRQTPEVRVHSDLGHGQEQQRNGRVETSIGPGSSYQTSEHSREASWPAQDISKDLYIEVYPGTYSVTVGSSPLTKKTHVVAVDSGQSVDLVFPV; from the exons ATGCGCCTGGAGAAGCAGGTCTGGCGAGGGGCCGCATCCAGGGCCCGGGAGGCGGAAGTATACGGGGCTGGGGTCCTCCCTTCCAGTCCCCAGCTTGGA gGAGACATGGAGTACTGTCTGGCGGCCGCGGCGCTGAACGGGGTGGACCGGCGCTCGCTGCAGCGCTCGGCTCGGCTGGGGAGGGAAGTGCTGGAGCGCGCCAAGAGAAGGGCAGTGGACTGGCATTCTCCAGAGCGATCCAGAGACAGCGTGGGGGTCCTTTACCGCCAGGGCCCCTACCAGGAACGATGGTCGGTCCCCGGTCCCCAGCGCCTCCTAGGAGAG AAATACTACTCATCTGTGCCAGAGGAAGGAGGGTCCACCCACGTCTCCCGTTACCACAGAAGGCAGACTCCAGAAGTGCGCGTGCATTCAGACCTAGGGCACGGTCAGGAGCAG CAGAGAAACGGCAGAGTAGAGACATCTATTGGTCCAGGAAGCAGCTACCAAACATCAGAGCACTCTCGAGAGGCATCCTGGCCT GCCCAGGACATCTCTAAAGACCTCTACATAGAAGTGTATCCAGGGACCTATTCTGTCACTGTGGGCTCAAGCCCCTTAACCAAGAAGACTCATGTGGTCGCGGTTGACTCGGGGCAGAGTGTGGACTTGGTCTTCCCCGTATGA
- the C8H11orf16 gene encoding uncharacterized protein C11orf16 homolog isoform X2, with amino-acid sequence MQPSTRPGLPLPKYCSVATAWKAPDPDGAVPPWGLSFTCPFATQASWLPTSCTLTRCGSCHPCSHAADTSWQGLSWLGRVGDAAGPWVLARREPEGFYYLAQIKAAPELERRGALVVEFEAPLVTGLKLPVQQRRVVFPEDVIQFSPSVPHPLQPGDKVLAPWEAEQQPYGPGTVLLGLKKQKGQKASKEEITVHFWNGKTTKVPLDRVRS; translated from the exons ATGCAGCCCTCTACCAGGCCTGGGCTGCCTCTGCCCAAATACTGCAGTGTGGCCACAGCCTGGAAAGCCCCTGACCCAGATGGTGCGGTGCCACCCTGGGGCCTCTCCTTCACCTGTCCCTTTGCCACGCAAGCATCCTGGCTGCCCACGAGCTGCACACTCACCAG GTGTGGCTCTTGTCACCCATGTTCCCACGCTGCTGATACATCGTGGCAGGGGCTTAGCTGGCTGGGAAGAGTCGGAGATGCTGCTGGCCCCTGGGTCCTGGCCAGGAGGGAACCGGAAGGCTTTTATTATCTGGCTCAGATAAAGGCTGCTCCAGAG CTGGAGAGGAGGGGGGCCCTGGTTGTGGAATTTGAGGCTCCCCTTGTCACAGGCCTAAAGCTGCCAGTTCAGCAACGGAGAGTGGTATTTCCAGAAGATGTCATTCAGTTCTCGCCATCTGTACCACATCCACTGCAGCCTGGTGACAAGGTGCTGGCCCCCTGGGAAGCAGAGCAACAGCCGTACGGCCCGGGCACTGTTCTCTTGGGCTTGAAGAAGCAAAAAGGCCAGAAAG CATCTAAAGAAGAAATCACTGTTCACTTCTGGAATGGCAAGACAACTAAGGTGCCTCTAGACAGGGTCAG GTCCTAA
- the Akip1 gene encoding A-kinase-interacting protein 1 isoform X1, whose translation MRLEKQVWRGAASRAREAEVYGAGVLPSSPQLGGDMEYCLAAAALNGVDRRSLQRSARLGREVLERAKRRAVDWHSPERSRDSVGVLYRQGPYQERWSVPGPQRLLGEREERRPTLSASFRTMAEFMDYTSSQCGKYYSSVPEEGGSTHVSRYHRRQTPEVRVHSDLGHGQEQQRNGRVETSIGPGSSYQTSEHSREASWPAQDISKDLYIEVYPGTYSVTVGSSPLTKKTHVVAVDSGQSVDLVFPV comes from the exons ATGCGCCTGGAGAAGCAGGTCTGGCGAGGGGCCGCATCCAGGGCCCGGGAGGCGGAAGTATACGGGGCTGGGGTCCTCCCTTCCAGTCCCCAGCTTGGA gGAGACATGGAGTACTGTCTGGCGGCCGCGGCGCTGAACGGGGTGGACCGGCGCTCGCTGCAGCGCTCGGCTCGGCTGGGGAGGGAAGTGCTGGAGCGCGCCAAGAGAAGGGCAGTGGACTGGCATTCTCCAGAGCGATCCAGAGACAGCGTGGGGGTCCTTTACCGCCAGGGCCCCTACCAGGAACGATGGTCGGTCCCCGGTCCCCAGCGCCTCCTAGGAGAG AGAGAAGAGAGGCGCCCAACCCTCAGTGCTTCCTTCAGAACAATGGCTGAGTTCATGGACTATACTTCCAGTCAGTGTGGG AAATACTACTCATCTGTGCCAGAGGAAGGAGGGTCCACCCACGTCTCCCGTTACCACAGAAGGCAGACTCCAGAAGTGCGCGTGCATTCAGACCTAGGGCACGGTCAGGAGCAG CAGAGAAACGGCAGAGTAGAGACATCTATTGGTCCAGGAAGCAGCTACCAAACATCAGAGCACTCTCGAGAGGCATCCTGGCCT GCCCAGGACATCTCTAAAGACCTCTACATAGAAGTGTATCCAGGGACCTATTCTGTCACTGTGGGCTCAAGCCCCTTAACCAAGAAGACTCATGTGGTCGCGGTTGACTCGGGGCAGAGTGTGGACTTGGTCTTCCCCGTATGA
- the Akip1 gene encoding A-kinase-interacting protein 1 isoform X2 has protein sequence MRLEKQVWRGAASRAREAEVYGAGVLPSSPQLGGDMEYCLAAAALNGVDRRSLQRSARLGREVLERAKRRAVDWHSPERSRDSVGVLYRQGPYQERWSVPGPQRLLGEREERRPTLSASFRTMAEFMDYTSSQCGKYYSSVPEEGGSTHVSRYHRRQTPEVRVHSDLGHGQEQRNGRVETSIGPGSSYQTSEHSREASWPAQDISKDLYIEVYPGTYSVTVGSSPLTKKTHVVAVDSGQSVDLVFPV, from the exons ATGCGCCTGGAGAAGCAGGTCTGGCGAGGGGCCGCATCCAGGGCCCGGGAGGCGGAAGTATACGGGGCTGGGGTCCTCCCTTCCAGTCCCCAGCTTGGA gGAGACATGGAGTACTGTCTGGCGGCCGCGGCGCTGAACGGGGTGGACCGGCGCTCGCTGCAGCGCTCGGCTCGGCTGGGGAGGGAAGTGCTGGAGCGCGCCAAGAGAAGGGCAGTGGACTGGCATTCTCCAGAGCGATCCAGAGACAGCGTGGGGGTCCTTTACCGCCAGGGCCCCTACCAGGAACGATGGTCGGTCCCCGGTCCCCAGCGCCTCCTAGGAGAG AGAGAAGAGAGGCGCCCAACCCTCAGTGCTTCCTTCAGAACAATGGCTGAGTTCATGGACTATACTTCCAGTCAGTGTGGG AAATACTACTCATCTGTGCCAGAGGAAGGAGGGTCCACCCACGTCTCCCGTTACCACAGAAGGCAGACTCCAGAAGTGCGCGTGCATTCAGACCTAGGGCACGGTCAGGAGCAG AGAAACGGCAGAGTAGAGACATCTATTGGTCCAGGAAGCAGCTACCAAACATCAGAGCACTCTCGAGAGGCATCCTGGCCT GCCCAGGACATCTCTAAAGACCTCTACATAGAAGTGTATCCAGGGACCTATTCTGTCACTGTGGGCTCAAGCCCCTTAACCAAGAAGACTCATGTGGTCGCGGTTGACTCGGGGCAGAGTGTGGACTTGGTCTTCCCCGTATGA
- the Akip1 gene encoding A-kinase-interacting protein 1 isoform X6, giving the protein MRLEKQVWRGAASRAREAEVYGAGVLPSSPQLGGDMEYCLAAAALNGVDRRSLQRSARLGREVLERAKRRAVDWHSPERSRDSVGVLYRQGPYQERWSVPGPQRLLGEREERRPTLSASFRTMAEFMDYTSSQCGKYYSSVPEEGGSTHVSRYHRRQTPEVRVHSDLGHGQEQAQDISKDLYIEVYPGTYSVTVGSSPLTKKTHVVAVDSGQSVDLVFPV; this is encoded by the exons ATGCGCCTGGAGAAGCAGGTCTGGCGAGGGGCCGCATCCAGGGCCCGGGAGGCGGAAGTATACGGGGCTGGGGTCCTCCCTTCCAGTCCCCAGCTTGGA gGAGACATGGAGTACTGTCTGGCGGCCGCGGCGCTGAACGGGGTGGACCGGCGCTCGCTGCAGCGCTCGGCTCGGCTGGGGAGGGAAGTGCTGGAGCGCGCCAAGAGAAGGGCAGTGGACTGGCATTCTCCAGAGCGATCCAGAGACAGCGTGGGGGTCCTTTACCGCCAGGGCCCCTACCAGGAACGATGGTCGGTCCCCGGTCCCCAGCGCCTCCTAGGAGAG AGAGAAGAGAGGCGCCCAACCCTCAGTGCTTCCTTCAGAACAATGGCTGAGTTCATGGACTATACTTCCAGTCAGTGTGGG AAATACTACTCATCTGTGCCAGAGGAAGGAGGGTCCACCCACGTCTCCCGTTACCACAGAAGGCAGACTCCAGAAGTGCGCGTGCATTCAGACCTAGGGCACGGTCAGGAGCAG GCCCAGGACATCTCTAAAGACCTCTACATAGAAGTGTATCCAGGGACCTATTCTGTCACTGTGGGCTCAAGCCCCTTAACCAAGAAGACTCATGTGGTCGCGGTTGACTCGGGGCAGAGTGTGGACTTGGTCTTCCCCGTATGA